A stretch of Rhinoderma darwinii isolate aRhiDar2 chromosome 4, aRhiDar2.hap1, whole genome shotgun sequence DNA encodes these proteins:
- the ACTL6A gene encoding actin-like protein 6A produces MSGGVYGGDEVGALVFDIGSFSVRAGYAGEDCPKVDFPTTIGVVLDREDGSTPMETDGDQNKARGPTYYIDTNSLRVPRENMEAFSPLKNGMIEDWDSFQAILDHTYKMHIKSEASLHPVLMSEAAWNTRAKREKLTELMFEHYNIPAFFLCKTAVLTAFANGRSTGLILDSGSTHTTAIPVHDGYVLQQGIVKSPLAGDFITMQCRELFQEMSVDLIPPYLIASKEPVREGAPANWKRKEKLPQVTRSWHNYMCSSVIQDFQASVLQVSDSTYDEQVAAQMPTVHYEYPNGYNCDFGAERLKIPEGLFDPSNVKGLSGNTMLGVSHVVTTSVGMCDIDIRPGLYGSVIVAGGNTLLQGFTDRLTRELSQKTPPSMRLKLIANNTTVERRFSSWIGGSILASLGTFQQMWISKQEYEEGGKQCVERKCP; encoded by the exons ATGAGGTGGGAGCCTTGGTTTTCGATATTGGTTCCTTTTCAGTACGTGCTGGCTATGCAGGAGAGGATTGTCCGAAG GTAGATTTTCCTACAACAATTGGTGTAGTACTTGACAGGGAAGATGGAAGCACACCAATGGAGACAGATGGCGATCAAAACAAAGCAAGAGGTCCAACATACTACATAGATACCAACTCACTCAGGGTACCACGGGAAAACATGGAGGCCTTCTCACCGCTCAAAAATGGAATGA ttgaaGATTGGGACAGCTTTCAAGCCATCTTAGACCATACCTACAAAATGCACATTAAGTCGGAAGCTAGTTTACATCCAGTTCTGATGTCCGAGGCTGCT TGGAATACGAGGGCGAAGCGAGAGAAATTGACAGAACTGATGTTTGAGCATTATAATATTCCAGCGTTTTTCCTCTGCAAGACTGCAGTTCTCACTGC TTTTGCCAACGGTCGCTCTACGGGTCTGATTTTGGATAGTGGTTCCACACACACTACAGCCATCCCTGTACATGATGGATATGTACTTCAACAAG ggattGTAAAATCTCCTCTCGCTGGAGATTTCATTACTATGCAGTGTAGAGAGTTATTTCAAGAGATGAGTGTGGACTTGATCCCTCCATATTTGATTGCTTCAAAG GAACCAGTACGGGAAGGAGCACCAGCTAATTGGAAGAGAAAAGAGAAGCTACCTCAGGTCACTCGTTCTTGGCACAATTATATGTGCAGT TCCGTAATACAGGATTTCCAAGCCTCTGTTCTTCAAGTTTCAGATTCCACCTACGATGAGCA GGTGGCAGCCCAGATGCCTACTGTCCACTACGAGTATCCAAACGGTTATAACTGTGATTTTGGCGCTGAACGTCTTAAAATTCCAGAAGGATTGTTTGATCCTTCAAATGTTAag GGTTTGTCCGGTAATACTATGCTTGGTGTCAGTCATGTTGTGACTACAAGTGTTGGGATGTGTGACATTGATATCAGACCG GGATTGTACGGGAGCGTGATTGTTGCAGGAGGCAATACCTTGTTACAAGGCTTTACAGACAGGCTGACGCGAGAACTTTCTCAGAAGACTCCACCG agcATGAGGTTAAAGTTGATTGCAAATAACACAACAGTAGAGCGAAGGTTTAGTTCTTGGATTGGTGGTTCTATCCTTGCCTCTCTG GGAACATTTCAACAGATGTGGATTTCTAAGCAGGAATATGAAGAAGGAGGGAAACAGTGTGTGGAAAGAAAATGCCCTTAA